The following are from one region of the Amycolatopsis sp. QT-25 genome:
- the allB gene encoding allantoinase AllB has product MDLVIRAARAVTAAGEVPATVGVDEGRVVAVEPAGAALDGDRVLELGEDVVLLPGLVDTHVHVNDPGRTEWEGFASATRAAAAGGVTTIVDMPLNSLPPTVDVAALEVKRKTAEGRVHVDVGFWGGAIPGNLAELRGLHEAGVFGFKSFLLHSGVDEFPPLDARGLEEAMTELRTFDGMIIVHAEDSDAIEHAPDPHGEKYGDFLRSRPRGAENVAIAQVIELARKTGVRAHILHLSSSDALPMVESARRDGVRLTAETCPHYLSFTAEEIGDGATQFKCCPPIREAENRELLWQGLADGVIDCVVTDHSPCTPELKRFDSGDFGLAWGGIAGLQLGLPAVWTQARQRGFALTDVVRWMAGHPAAQAGLRRKGHLAPGYDADFSVFAPDEAFVVDVAKLKHRNPVSAYHGRPLAGVVRSTWLRGEEITGEDPAGVLLTRGEELRWRMP; this is encoded by the coding sequence ATGGACTTGGTGATCAGGGCCGCGCGAGCGGTGACGGCTGCCGGGGAAGTGCCCGCGACCGTCGGTGTCGACGAGGGCCGCGTCGTCGCGGTGGAGCCCGCCGGAGCCGCCCTGGACGGCGACCGGGTGCTCGAACTCGGCGAGGACGTCGTCCTGCTGCCGGGTCTCGTGGACACCCATGTGCACGTCAACGATCCGGGCCGGACCGAATGGGAGGGTTTCGCCTCGGCGACGCGCGCGGCGGCGGCCGGCGGGGTGACCACGATCGTGGACATGCCGTTGAACAGCCTGCCGCCGACGGTCGACGTCGCGGCGCTGGAGGTGAAGCGCAAGACCGCCGAGGGGCGGGTGCACGTCGACGTCGGGTTCTGGGGTGGGGCGATTCCCGGCAACCTCGCGGAGCTGCGCGGGCTGCACGAGGCCGGGGTGTTCGGTTTCAAGTCCTTCCTGCTGCATTCCGGTGTCGACGAGTTCCCGCCGCTGGACGCGCGAGGACTCGAAGAGGCGATGACCGAACTGCGGACCTTCGACGGCATGATCATCGTGCACGCGGAGGACTCCGACGCGATCGAGCACGCGCCCGACCCGCACGGCGAGAAGTACGGCGACTTCCTGCGCTCGCGTCCACGCGGTGCGGAGAACGTGGCGATCGCGCAGGTCATCGAGCTGGCGAGGAAGACCGGTGTGCGCGCGCACATCCTGCACCTGTCCTCTTCGGACGCGCTGCCGATGGTCGAGAGCGCGCGGCGCGACGGCGTCCGGCTGACCGCCGAGACCTGCCCGCACTACCTGAGTTTCACCGCGGAGGAGATCGGCGACGGCGCCACGCAGTTCAAGTGCTGCCCGCCGATCCGCGAGGCCGAGAACCGTGAACTGCTGTGGCAGGGCCTCGCCGACGGCGTCATCGACTGCGTGGTGACCGACCATTCGCCGTGCACCCCGGAGCTGAAACGCTTCGACAGCGGCGATTTCGGACTCGCCTGGGGTGGGATCGCCGGTCTGCAACTCGGTCTGCCCGCCGTCTGGACCCAGGCGCGGCAGCGTGGATTCGCCCTCACCGACGTCGTCCGCTGGATGGCCGGGCATCCGGCCGCGCAGGCGGGCCTGCGCCGCAAAGGTCACCTCGCTCCGGGCTATGACGCCGATTTCAGCGTGTTCGCCCCCGACGAGGCCTTCGTCGTCGACGTCGCGAAGTTGAAGCACCGCAACCCGGTCAGCGCCTACCACGGACGGCCGCTCGCCGGTGTCGTCCGGAGCACCTGGCTGCGCGGTGAGGAGATCACC
- a CDS encoding alpha/beta hydrolase translates to MKRTLAFGMLPVIVGGLLAGATPASAGVPAHYTDQKLAWHPCAEEELISLPPGTDIGGLDCATYRTPRDWDRPHERQELTIAVSRLKATGASTASLLTNPGGPGGAGRWQPTMFRGQEKLREHQDIIGIDVRGTGKSTNVTCRGAVDVIRQLDPRDRDPRNLDQILANAEYAAKSCRHAGGEFGPLITTYQTIRDFDLLRALLGREKINWVGYSGGTWLGAHYAQQFPQRTGRFVLDSSTEFTTDWQRTFDHQPVGFERRWRQDFLPWMARYDAKYHFGTSGEEVRRTYERVRYALSRDPMDGNGPMELDTAIIYLLYKKATFPALADLLVKVRNAMENPRAKAEAKAAVEAAGDFSDAQDATFWNTVCGEGKFTGTRASRIREAQRNLDRGLLLAGGGVLNASVCLFWDKEPRPLPKLDGKGVPPVLIVHSEHDPATTIEGARRAHAKFANSRMLTVTGEGDHGLYADGNPKVDEIVNAYLVDGVVPADQSVPGMPLPVP, encoded by the coding sequence ATGAAGCGGACATTGGCTTTCGGGATGCTCCCGGTGATCGTGGGCGGGCTGCTCGCCGGAGCCACACCGGCTTCGGCGGGCGTCCCGGCCCACTACACCGACCAGAAGCTGGCGTGGCATCCCTGCGCCGAGGAGGAGCTGATCTCGTTGCCGCCGGGCACCGACATCGGCGGACTCGACTGCGCGACCTACCGCACGCCTCGCGACTGGGACCGTCCGCACGAGCGGCAGGAGCTGACCATCGCGGTCAGCAGGCTGAAGGCGACCGGAGCGTCGACGGCCTCGCTGCTCACCAATCCCGGCGGACCGGGTGGCGCCGGCCGTTGGCAGCCGACGATGTTCCGCGGGCAGGAAAAGCTGCGCGAACACCAGGACATCATCGGTATCGACGTGCGCGGGACCGGGAAGAGCACCAACGTCACCTGCCGGGGCGCCGTCGACGTCATCCGGCAACTGGATCCCCGTGACCGCGACCCGCGTAATCTGGACCAGATCCTGGCGAACGCCGAGTACGCGGCCAAGTCCTGCCGGCACGCCGGCGGTGAGTTCGGGCCCCTGATCACCACCTACCAGACGATCAGGGACTTCGACCTGCTCCGGGCGCTGCTCGGCCGGGAGAAGATCAACTGGGTGGGCTATTCGGGCGGTACCTGGCTGGGGGCGCACTACGCGCAGCAGTTCCCTCAGCGGACCGGGCGGTTCGTGCTGGACTCGTCGACGGAGTTCACCACGGACTGGCAGCGGACCTTCGACCACCAGCCGGTCGGCTTCGAGCGGCGCTGGCGGCAGGATTTCCTGCCCTGGATGGCGCGCTACGACGCCAAGTATCACTTCGGCACCAGCGGCGAAGAGGTCCGGCGGACCTACGAACGGGTCCGCTACGCCTTGTCCCGCGACCCGATGGACGGGAACGGGCCGATGGAACTCGACACCGCCATCATCTACCTGCTCTACAAGAAGGCCACCTTCCCGGCGCTGGCCGACCTGCTGGTCAAGGTCCGGAACGCGATGGAGAACCCGCGGGCGAAGGCCGAGGCCAAGGCCGCCGTCGAGGCCGCCGGTGACTTCTCCGACGCGCAGGACGCCACCTTCTGGAACACCGTCTGTGGTGAAGGGAAGTTCACCGGCACCCGCGCGTCGCGGATCCGCGAGGCACAGCGGAACCTCGACCGCGGTCTGCTCCTGGCCGGTGGTGGCGTGCTGAACGCTTCGGTCTGCCTGTTCTGGGACAAGGAGCCGCGCCCGCTGCCGAAGCTGGACGGCAAGGGGGTGCCGCCGGTGCTGATCGTCCACTCGGAACACGACCCGGCCACCACGATCGAAGGGGCCAGGCGGGCACACGCGAAGTTCGCGAACTCGCGGATGCTGACCGTGACCGGTGAAGGCGACCACGGGCTCTACGCCGACGGGAACCCCAAGGTGGACGAGATCGTGAACGCGTACCTGGTCGACGGGGTCGTCCCCGCCGACCAGAGCGTCCCCGGGATGCCGTTGCCCGTGCCCTAG
- the uraD gene encoding 2-oxo-4-hydroxy-4-carboxy-5-ureidoimidazoline decarboxylase, whose amino-acid sequence MPLTIREFNEAPAQDVRPALTACLDVPRWVETLLTRRPYADVAALLATAEALTPLRPEEVRRAMSAHPRIGEKAGGESTEAGWSRSEQSGVDGDAAREFAAANAEYEATFGHVFLVRASGRSGAELLENLRSRLSNDPEEELEVAGRELAGIAALRLEKTVTA is encoded by the coding sequence GTGCCGCTCACCATTCGAGAGTTCAACGAGGCTCCCGCTCAGGACGTCCGGCCGGCGCTGACCGCCTGCCTCGACGTCCCGCGCTGGGTGGAAACCCTGCTGACCAGGCGCCCGTACGCCGACGTCGCCGCCTTGCTCGCCACCGCCGAGGCGCTCACCCCGTTGCGTCCCGAAGAGGTCCGGCGCGCCATGTCCGCCCACCCCCGGATCGGGGAGAAAGCGGGGGGTGAGAGCACCGAAGCGGGCTGGTCACGCTCGGAACAGTCCGGTGTGGACGGTGACGCGGCGCGCGAATTCGCCGCCGCCAACGCCGAGTACGAGGCGACGTTCGGGCATGTCTTCCTGGTCCGCGCGAGCGGCCGGAGCGGCGCCGAACTACTGGAGAACCTGCGTTCGAGGCTCTCGAACGACCCCGAAGAGGAACTCGAAGTGGCCGGCCGGGAGCTGGCCGGGATCGCCGCGCTGCGGCTGGAAAAGACGGTGACGGCATGA
- a CDS encoding NCS2 family permease, producing MTQSDTERPPLPSPGPGRLSGLDRWFKISHRGSTIGREVRGGITTFVAMCYIVLLNPLILGASADITGARLSTEAITTATALAAGVTTILMGLVGNAPLALAAGLGVNGVVAFQMAPAMTWAQAFGLVVLEGFCIVLMAVSGIRERIINAIPMALKVAITVGIGLYIALVGLVSAGFVTRTPDAAQSTVPVRMGIAGHLEGWPIAIFCLGLLLMIVLVSRGVPGAVLISIAVATGLAVLVDSVFHVEGWGLVEPEVPDQVVAHPDFSLLGDIDLFGGFGSAGAVTAAVFLFTLVLSGFFDAMGTITSVSEEAGLVKDGKVEGMGRILLVDGAGALAGGVTGSAPNTVFLESAAGVGEGARTGLASIVTGGLFTATLFLTPIAAVVPAQAAAPALVVIGGMMMAQCARIPWRDLDFAIPVFLTIALIPFTYSITNGIGAGLVAYVLIKICTGKIREIGWILGILAAVFGVYFGIEGIMSWF from the coding sequence ATGACCCAATCAGACACAGAGCGTCCCCCGCTGCCCTCGCCCGGGCCGGGGCGGCTGTCCGGGCTCGACCGCTGGTTCAAGATCTCCCACCGCGGCAGCACGATCGGCCGCGAGGTACGCGGCGGGATCACCACCTTCGTCGCGATGTGCTACATCGTGTTGCTCAACCCGCTCATCCTCGGCGCCTCGGCCGACATCACCGGCGCCCGGCTGAGCACCGAGGCGATCACCACCGCGACCGCGCTGGCGGCGGGGGTCACCACGATCCTGATGGGGCTCGTCGGCAACGCGCCGCTGGCGCTCGCGGCGGGCCTCGGTGTCAACGGTGTCGTCGCCTTCCAGATGGCGCCGGCCATGACGTGGGCGCAGGCCTTCGGGCTCGTCGTCCTCGAGGGCTTCTGCATCGTGCTGATGGCCGTTTCCGGGATCCGGGAACGGATCATCAACGCGATCCCGATGGCGCTCAAGGTCGCGATCACCGTCGGCATCGGGCTCTACATCGCGCTGGTCGGCCTGGTCAGTGCCGGCTTCGTGACCAGGACACCGGACGCCGCCCAGTCGACGGTGCCGGTGCGCATGGGGATCGCCGGTCATCTCGAAGGCTGGCCGATCGCGATCTTCTGCCTGGGGCTGCTCTTGATGATCGTGCTGGTGAGTCGCGGGGTGCCGGGCGCGGTGCTGATCAGCATCGCGGTCGCGACCGGGCTGGCGGTGCTGGTCGACAGCGTGTTTCACGTCGAAGGCTGGGGGCTCGTCGAACCCGAGGTGCCCGATCAGGTCGTGGCGCATCCCGATTTCAGTCTGCTGGGGGACATCGATCTCTTCGGCGGGTTCGGGTCGGCAGGAGCGGTCACGGCGGCGGTGTTCCTGTTCACGCTGGTGCTTTCGGGGTTCTTCGACGCGATGGGCACGATCACGTCCGTCTCGGAGGAGGCGGGACTGGTCAAGGACGGCAAGGTCGAGGGGATGGGCCGCATCCTGCTGGTCGACGGCGCGGGCGCGCTCGCGGGCGGGGTCACCGGATCGGCGCCGAACACCGTGTTCCTCGAATCGGCCGCCGGAGTCGGCGAAGGCGCGCGGACCGGGCTGGCGAGCATCGTCACCGGCGGGCTGTTCACCGCCACGCTGTTCCTGACGCCGATCGCGGCCGTCGTCCCGGCGCAGGCCGCGGCGCCCGCGCTGGTGGTCATCGGCGGCATGATGATGGCGCAATGCGCACGGATTCCGTGGCGGGACCTGGATTTCGCGATCCCGGTGTTCCTGACCATCGCGTTGATCCCGTTCACCTACTCGATCACCAACGGGATCGGCGCCGGACTGGTCGCGTACGTGCTGATCAAGATCTGCACGGGCAAGATCCGCGAGATCGGCTGGATCCTCGGGATCCTGGCCGCGGTGTTCGGGGTGTACTTCGGGATCGAAGGGATCATGTCGTGGTTCTGA
- the pucD gene encoding xanthine dehydrogenase subunit D: MTSIETAKRTGTTNGVGTSPRRPDGTVKVRGEFAYSSDLWHEDMLWGATLRSPHPYARITGVDITEALAVQGVYAVLTHQDVPGVNKYGLEHSDQPVLAVNVVRYQGEPVALVAADHPETARRAMKRIKVSYEVLEPVTDSEKAAAGEGAELHPGGNVVRHVKIRHGDQPVRAEVVVSGIYEVGMQDQAFLGPESGMAIPDTEGGVDLYVATQWLHVDQQQIVAALGLPKDKVRLTLGGVGGAFGGREDLSIQVHACLLALHTGKPVKMVYNREESFYGHVHRHPAKMYYEHGADKDGRLVYVKAKLYLDGGAYASSTGAVVANAATLGVGPYKVDSASVDCWGVYTNNPPCGAMRGFGAVQAGFAYESQMDKLAEACGLDPVDIRIRNAMAEGSVMPTGQIVDSAAPVAELLERLRAKPLPAEHEELDLRRMPGGVSNTTHGEGVVRGVGYAVGIKNICFSEGFDDYSTARVRLQLVGGEPAATVHTAACEVGQGLVTIMQQIVRTELGIEQVTILPMDTNIGNGGSTSASRQSYVTGGAVQAACVAVRSGLHEHLAGRLDANGRLTVVGNKVVSADGRVLADLADVLGDEVFDETVEWRHRPTVPIDPETGQGNAHVQYGFAAHRAVVDVDTELGLIKVVALDCAQDVGKALNPQAVLGQIQGGSAQGLGLAVMEEIQTEGGKIRNPSFTDYLIPTVLDMPPMDIDVLERPDPHAPYGLRGVGEPPTISSTPAIVAAIRAATGLALPRVPVRPEHLTGT, translated from the coding sequence TTGACCTCCATCGAGACTGCCAAGCGGACCGGCACCACCAACGGCGTCGGCACGAGCCCTCGGCGGCCCGACGGCACGGTCAAGGTCCGCGGTGAATTCGCCTACTCCTCGGACCTGTGGCACGAGGACATGCTGTGGGGCGCGACCCTGCGCAGCCCGCATCCGTACGCCCGGATCACCGGGGTCGACATCACCGAAGCGCTTGCCGTGCAAGGGGTCTACGCGGTGCTGACCCACCAAGACGTGCCAGGGGTGAACAAGTACGGCCTGGAGCACTCCGACCAGCCGGTGCTCGCCGTCAACGTCGTGCGCTATCAGGGCGAGCCCGTCGCGCTCGTCGCCGCGGACCACCCCGAAACCGCGCGCCGGGCGATGAAGCGGATCAAGGTCTCCTACGAGGTCCTCGAGCCGGTGACGGATTCCGAGAAGGCCGCCGCCGGCGAAGGCGCCGAGCTGCACCCCGGCGGGAACGTCGTGCGCCACGTGAAGATCCGGCACGGCGACCAGCCGGTGAGGGCCGAGGTCGTGGTGTCCGGGATCTACGAGGTCGGCATGCAGGACCAGGCCTTCCTCGGACCCGAGTCCGGCATGGCGATCCCGGACACCGAAGGCGGTGTCGACCTGTACGTGGCCACGCAGTGGCTTCACGTCGACCAGCAGCAGATCGTCGCGGCGCTGGGATTGCCCAAGGACAAGGTGCGGCTGACGCTCGGCGGCGTCGGCGGCGCGTTCGGTGGCCGCGAAGACCTCTCGATCCAGGTCCACGCGTGTCTGCTGGCGCTGCACACCGGCAAGCCGGTCAAGATGGTGTACAACCGCGAGGAATCCTTCTACGGCCACGTGCACCGCCATCCGGCGAAGATGTACTACGAGCACGGCGCGGACAAGGACGGCCGCCTCGTCTATGTGAAGGCGAAACTGTACCTGGACGGCGGCGCGTACGCTTCGTCCACCGGCGCGGTGGTGGCGAACGCCGCCACCCTCGGCGTCGGTCCGTACAAGGTGGACAGCGCGTCGGTGGATTGCTGGGGGGTGTACACCAACAATCCGCCCTGCGGCGCGATGCGGGGTTTCGGCGCGGTGCAAGCGGGTTTCGCCTACGAGTCCCAGATGGACAAGCTCGCCGAAGCCTGCGGTCTCGACCCCGTCGACATCCGGATCCGCAACGCGATGGCCGAAGGCAGCGTCATGCCGACGGGGCAGATCGTCGACTCGGCGGCTCCGGTCGCCGAACTGCTGGAACGCCTGCGTGCCAAGCCCTTGCCGGCCGAGCACGAAGAACTCGACCTGCGCCGCATGCCCGGCGGCGTTTCCAACACCACGCACGGCGAGGGGGTCGTCCGCGGGGTCGGTTACGCGGTCGGCATCAAGAACATCTGCTTCTCCGAGGGCTTCGACGACTACTCGACGGCCCGCGTGCGGCTGCAACTCGTCGGCGGTGAACCCGCGGCGACCGTGCACACCGCGGCCTGCGAGGTCGGCCAGGGGCTGGTCACGATCATGCAGCAGATCGTGCGGACCGAACTCGGCATCGAGCAGGTGACGATCCTGCCGATGGACACGAACATCGGCAACGGCGGTTCGACGTCGGCCTCCCGGCAGAGTTACGTCACCGGCGGCGCCGTCCAGGCCGCGTGCGTCGCGGTGCGATCCGGGCTGCACGAGCATCTCGCGGGCAGGCTCGACGCGAACGGGAGGCTGACCGTCGTCGGGAACAAGGTCGTCTCGGCCGACGGCAGGGTGCTCGCGGACCTCGCCGACGTCCTCGGCGACGAGGTCTTCGACGAGACCGTGGAATGGCGCCACCGTCCGACGGTGCCCATCGATCCCGAGACCGGGCAGGGGAACGCGCACGTCCAGTACGGTTTCGCGGCCCACCGCGCGGTCGTGGACGTCGACACCGAACTCGGGCTGATCAAGGTCGTCGCGCTCGACTGCGCGCAGGACGTCGGCAAAGCGCTCAACCCGCAGGCGGTGCTCGGCCAGATCCAGGGCGGCTCCGCGCAGGGCCTCGGGCTCGCGGTGATGGAGGAGATCCAGACCGAGGGCGGGAAGATCCGCAATCCGTCGTTCACCGACTACCTGATCCCGACCGTGCTGGACATGCCGCCGATGGACATCGACGTCCTGGAACGGCCCGACCCCCACGCGCCGTATGGTCTGCGCGGGGTCGGTGAACCGCCGACGATCTCGTCCACCCCGGCGATCGTCGCGGCCATCCGCGCGGCCACCGGGCTGGCGCTGCCCCGCGTCCCGGTGCGCCCGGAACACCTCACCGGCACCTGA
- a CDS encoding nucleoside deaminase — translation MGTRLSLSESDERKWLTEAVQLATTNVDRGGGPFGAMIVRDGSVLATGTNQVTPALDPTAHAEVVAIRAACQAIGDHELDGCVLVTSCEPCPLCLSAALWARVGKVVYAADRHDAAEAGFDDREFYDLFSRPRETWSLPVGQLSLSDSFAPFQAWLSKPDKKAY, via the coding sequence GTGGGTACCCGTCTGTCCCTTTCGGAGTCCGACGAGCGGAAATGGCTCACCGAAGCCGTCCAGCTGGCCACCACGAACGTCGACCGCGGCGGTGGCCCGTTCGGCGCGATGATCGTCCGGGACGGTTCGGTGCTGGCCACCGGCACCAACCAGGTGACGCCGGCGCTCGACCCGACGGCGCACGCCGAGGTGGTCGCGATCCGCGCGGCCTGCCAGGCGATCGGCGACCACGAACTCGACGGCTGTGTCCTCGTGACCTCCTGCGAGCCCTGCCCGCTCTGCCTTTCCGCCGCGCTCTGGGCGCGTGTCGGCAAGGTCGTCTACGCCGCGGACCGCCACGACGCGGCCGAGGCGGGCTTCGACGACCGCGAGTTCTACGACCTCTTTTCCCGCCCGCGCGAGACCTGGTCGCTACCCGTCGGCCAACTGTCCCTTTCGGACTCCTTCGCGCCTTTCCAGGCATGGCTGTCGAAACCCGACAAGAAGGCCTACTGA
- a CDS encoding gamma-glutamylcyclotransferase, with protein sequence MVLMFLNGGGMRGGPLHEQLQGAPLCCVVRSAPLYHYFSVGDRFPAMYEGGSATVVGEVYDLPLSVLRDHLVPAEPPELELGVVELEDGAACLATVLRPSFVDSAELTDISAIGDWRAYLASRRRHQPVHPPST encoded by the coding sequence GTGGTTCTGATGTTCCTCAACGGCGGTGGGATGCGCGGCGGACCGCTGCACGAACAGTTGCAGGGCGCGCCGTTGTGCTGTGTGGTCCGATCCGCGCCCCTGTACCACTACTTCTCCGTGGGCGACCGGTTCCCGGCGATGTACGAAGGCGGTTCCGCCACCGTGGTGGGCGAGGTCTACGACCTGCCGCTTTCGGTGTTGCGAGACCACCTGGTCCCCGCCGAGCCACCGGAACTGGAACTCGGCGTCGTCGAACTGGAAGACGGCGCGGCCTGCCTCGCGACCGTCCTCCGCCCGTCCTTTGTGGACTCCGCCGAGCTGACGGACATCTCCGCGATAGGGGACTGGCGGGCGTATCTCGCGTCCCGTCGGCGACATCAGCCAGTTCACCCTCCGAGCACCTGA
- the uraH gene encoding hydroxyisourate hydrolase, which produces MSLVTTHVLDTAAGRPAAGVGVRLETGAGAPVAEGRTDADGRIRDLGPDTLGPGVYRLVFDTGAHLGPDSFFPEVTLTFRIADGTEHHHVPLLLSPFAYSTYRGS; this is translated from the coding sequence ATGAGCCTCGTGACCACGCACGTCCTCGACACCGCCGCGGGACGCCCCGCGGCGGGCGTGGGAGTCCGCCTCGAAACCGGCGCGGGCGCACCCGTCGCCGAAGGCCGGACCGACGCCGACGGCCGGATCCGCGACCTCGGCCCGGACACCCTGGGCCCCGGGGTCTACCGGCTGGTCTTCGACACCGGCGCCCACCTCGGCCCGGACTCCTTCTTCCCCGAAGTCACCCTGACCTTCCGCATCGCCGACGGGACCGAGCACCACCACGTGCCGCTGCTGCTGAGCCCGTTCGCCTATTCCACCTATCGAGGGAGCTGA
- a CDS encoding TetR/AcrR family transcriptional regulator, producing the protein MNAGAELLRRNGYTGTGVKQIVEAAKAPFGSLYHFFPGGKEQLGEEVIRTSGMTYLALFEIFFADEPDLVHGIEACFASAAETLKATDYADACPIATVALEVAGTNEKLRIATADVFTAWIETGTARLGKYGLGPAAARQLTIALVNSLEGAFVLSRSLRDTEALEVAALSSVALARTLLPDA; encoded by the coding sequence GTGAACGCCGGCGCCGAGCTGCTTCGCCGGAACGGGTACACCGGCACGGGGGTGAAGCAGATCGTCGAAGCCGCGAAAGCACCCTTCGGCTCGCTCTACCACTTCTTCCCCGGCGGCAAAGAGCAGCTCGGCGAGGAGGTCATCCGCACCTCGGGGATGACGTATCTCGCGCTGTTCGAGATCTTCTTCGCCGACGAACCGGACCTCGTCCACGGTATCGAAGCGTGTTTCGCCAGCGCGGCCGAGACGCTGAAAGCGACCGACTACGCCGACGCGTGCCCCATCGCGACGGTCGCGCTGGAGGTCGCCGGCACCAACGAGAAGCTGCGGATCGCGACGGCCGACGTGTTCACGGCGTGGATCGAGACCGGGACCGCGCGATTGGGCAAGTACGGCCTCGGACCCGCCGCCGCCCGGCAGCTCACGATCGCCTTGGTGAACAGCCTCGAAGGCGCGTTCGTGCTGAGCCGATCGCTGCGCGACACCGAAGCACTCGAGGTCGCGGCGCTGTCGTCCGTCGCCTTGGCGCGCACACTGCTCCCCGACGCGTGA
- a CDS encoding helix-turn-helix domain-containing protein — MQLEAEFTSEPFHGEGPPPAHAVKARDTAEDAGLSTDFGPLGTLVRGDADALLDALPAIARAALDGGATRVTLQLRQVGDDRTEPAAELHSALSRLIGDVERELGGRLHTLDRAAKQRAVRLLKERGAFGLRKSVSTVAEALGVTRFTVYNYLNRDQDC; from the coding sequence GTGCAGTTGGAAGCCGAATTCACCAGCGAACCGTTCCACGGCGAGGGCCCGCCACCCGCGCATGCCGTCAAAGCCCGCGACACCGCGGAGGACGCGGGCCTGTCCACCGACTTCGGCCCGCTCGGCACCCTCGTCCGCGGCGACGCCGACGCCCTGCTCGACGCGCTCCCCGCCATCGCCAGGGCGGCACTGGACGGCGGCGCGACCCGCGTGACCCTCCAGCTCCGCCAGGTCGGCGACGACCGGACCGAGCCGGCCGCCGAACTGCACAGCGCGCTGTCCCGGCTCATCGGCGACGTCGAACGCGAACTCGGCGGCAGACTCCACACCCTCGACCGCGCCGCCAAGCAGCGCGCGGTGCGACTGCTCAAGGAACGCGGCGCGTTCGGCCTCCGCAAATCGGTGTCGACCGTCGCCGAGGCGCTGGGGGTCACGAGGTTCACGGTCTACAACTACCTCAACCGCGACCAAGACTGCTGA
- the pucL gene encoding factor-independent urate hydroxylase, which yields MAVTLGPNQYGKAEVRLVTVRREGTVHHLKDLTVSTSLRGDLAATHLTGDNTDVVATDTQKNTVYAFAKEAPVGEIEDFALRLGRHFVGSFEHITGARILVDEHGWNRISGHDHAFSRAGSEKRTTAVTVQGDQAWVVSGLDDLVVLKSTGSEFHGFPRDEYTTLAETNDRILATAVTARWRYRGEGIDWATSHAEVRRILLETFADKHSLSLQQTLYAMGEAVLEERDEVAEVRLSLPNKHHFLVDLSPFGLKNDNEVFYAADRPYGLIEGVVLRDDAEDPGLAWHTLAAF from the coding sequence GTGGCCGTCACCCTGGGCCCCAACCAGTACGGCAAGGCCGAAGTCCGGCTCGTCACCGTCCGGCGCGAAGGCACCGTCCACCACCTCAAGGACCTCACCGTTTCGACGTCGCTGCGTGGCGACCTCGCGGCCACGCACCTCACCGGCGACAACACCGACGTCGTCGCGACCGACACCCAGAAGAACACCGTGTACGCCTTCGCCAAGGAGGCCCCCGTCGGTGAGATCGAGGACTTCGCGCTGCGGCTCGGGCGGCATTTCGTCGGTTCGTTCGAGCACATCACCGGTGCCCGGATCCTCGTCGACGAACACGGGTGGAACCGCATCTCCGGCCACGACCACGCGTTCTCCCGTGCGGGCAGCGAAAAGCGCACGACCGCGGTGACCGTGCAAGGAGACCAGGCCTGGGTGGTGTCCGGGTTGGACGATCTCGTGGTGCTCAAGTCGACCGGCTCGGAGTTCCACGGCTTCCCCCGCGACGAGTACACGACGCTGGCCGAGACGAACGACCGGATTCTCGCCACCGCCGTGACCGCCCGCTGGCGCTACCGGGGTGAGGGGATCGACTGGGCCACCAGCCACGCCGAAGTGCGGCGGATCCTGCTGGAGACCTTCGCGGACAAGCACAGCCTCTCCCTGCAGCAGACGCTGTACGCGATGGGAGAGGCTGTGCTCGAGGAGCGCGACGAGGTCGCCGAAGTCCGGCTTTCCCTGCCGAACAAGCACCACTTCCTGGTGGATTTGTCACCGTTCGGCCTGAAGAACGACAACGAGGTCTTCTACGCCGCCGACCGTCCGTACGGTCTCATCGAGGGTGTGGTCCTCCGCGACGACGCCGAAGACCCGGGGCTGGCCTGGCACACCCTCGCCGCTTTCTAG